TCGGGAACACCTACAAGTATATTTACTTTTTCATTTTCAAATTGTCTTGCAACTATATCTGCCTGTTTTTCTCCATCAATTAAGATATCGCTATAAACCACTTTGCAGGGAGAACCGTCTGGTAATTTTACTTTTTGAGCAATTATATTTGCGGTCATTTCAATTATATTTTTTACTCTCTGCCTGGATTCTTCGTCTATTCTTGGATCACATGGGGCAAAAACACCAATAACAACATTTTTTATATATGAAGAAAGATTAGTATTTGCTTTTACTGCCTTGTTCATTTTCATCCCCCTTTTTCTGACTTTCTTCTATTTGTTTTCGGCTTAAGAGAACCCTACCCTGTTCATCTATGCCTATTACTTTGACTTTAATAGGAGAACCAATTTTAACCACATCTTCAACTCTTTTAATCCTGTATGGTGCAAGTTCAGAAATGTGAACAAGTCCTTCTTGAGAGGGTAAAAATTTAACAACTGCACCAAATGGAAATATTTTTGTCACCACACCTTCATATATCTGTCCTATTTCAGGTTCTTCTGCAATTTTATTAATTTCACTTGCTGCTTTTTTACACGCTTCCATATCATTTGAGTATATCCTTATTTCACCTTCTTCAAGTATATCAATTCTAACTCCTGTTTCGTCTATTATCTTTTTTATTGTTTTTCCTCCTGAACCAATTACAAGACCAACTTTTTCAGGATTAATTTTAATTGTTAAAATTTTTGGAGCATAGGGAGAAAGAGAAGTTCTCGGCGAAGAAATAACACTGTACATTTTATCAAGGATTTCTTTTCTTGCTTCTTTTGACTGATAAACTGCTTCTTTTAAAATTTCAAACGTAAGATTGGTAATTTTAACATCCATCTGGAATCCTGTTATCCCGTCTTTTGTTCCAGCTATTTTTAAATCCATATCTCCGTAATGGTCCTCTTCACCCTGAATATCTGTAAGTATTACATATTTATCTCCATTTTTAATCAATCCAACTGATACCCCTCCCACATGTTTTTCAATAGGAACTCCAGCATCCATAAGGGATAAACTACCAGCACAAACTGTTGCCATTGAAGAAGAACCATTTGATTCAAGTATATTTGCAACTATTCTTATTGTATACGGAAAAACTTTTTCAGATGGAATCATTGGTAAAAGAGCTCTTTCTGCGAGATTTCCGTGTCCAATTTCTCTTCTGGAAGGAGCTCTTAACTGGGAAACTTCACCAACAGAAAACGGCGGAAAGTTATAATGAACCATAAATCTTTTTGTTGTTTCTTCATAAAGCCCATCAACTATTTGCTGGTCCATACTCGTACCAAGAGTAACAGAAGCAAGGCATTGTGTTTGTCCTCTTGTAAATAAAGCAGACCCATGATTTCTCGGTAGAAGTCCAACTTTACACTCTATCGGTCTTATTTCTTTTAAATCCCTTCCATCAAGTCGTTTTTTATGGGTTAGTATTAGATTTCTTATTTCATTTTCAAATATATGTTCATATATTTTTTCAATTTCTTTTTTCTTTTCTTCTTCAAATTGAGTGAGAAATGTTTCTTTAATCTGTTTATAAAATTCTTTTCTTTTTTGTTTTTCGGGATAATTATACGCATTTGTTATGTTTTTTCTTATATAGTCAGTAATAATTTCAGATATTTCTTTTTCAATACTGAACTCTACTTTTTCTTTTTCCTGACAGGTAATTTCTTTTAAGACATTTACTATTTTTTTTATCTCATTCCATCCCAGTTCTATCGCTGTTAAAAAGTCCTCCTCAGATATTTCATTTGCAATTCCTTCAAGCATTACTATGGAGTTTTCCGTTCCTGAAATTACTAAATTCAAATCACTTTCCTGTGAATCAGAAATTGTCGGATTTATTAAAAATTTTCCATTTTTTTTCACTATTCTGACAGAAGCAACTGGAATATAAAAAGGGATTGGAGAAAAAAGTAATGATGTTGAAGCACCAATTATTGATAGAATATCAGGTTCATTTTCCTGGTCTGCTGAAAGTACAAGAGAGATTATTTGGACTTCTTTATAAAAATTTTCCGGGAAAATTGGTCTTATTGACCTATCAATTAATCTACTTACAAGAACTTCTCTTTCAGATGGTTTTCCTTCTCTTTTAAAAAATCCTCCTGGAATTTTACCTGCGGCGGATGTTTGTTCTCTGTAATCACAGATTAAAGGGAAAAAATCAACATCTTCCTTTTCTTCTTCACTCTGGACTGCTGTTACAAGTACAATTGTT
The sequence above is a segment of the bacterium genome. Coding sequences within it:
- a CDS encoding polyribonucleotide nucleotidyltransferase, with the protein product MKKIVISSGEKNIEIELNSVAKQSHGSSLVRCGETIVLVTAVQSEEEKEDVDFFPLICDYREQTSAAGKIPGGFFKREGKPSEREVLVSRLIDRSIRPIFPENFYKEVQIISLVLSADQENEPDILSIIGASTSLLFSPIPFYIPVASVRIVKKNGKFLINPTISDSQESDLNLVISGTENSIVMLEGIANEISEEDFLTAIELGWNEIKKIVNVLKEITCQEKEKVEFSIEKEISEIITDYIRKNITNAYNYPEKQKRKEFYKQIKETFLTQFEEEKKKEIEKIYEHIFENEIRNLILTHKKRLDGRDLKEIRPIECKVGLLPRNHGSALFTRGQTQCLASVTLGTSMDQQIVDGLYEETTKRFMVHYNFPPFSVGEVSQLRAPSRREIGHGNLAERALLPMIPSEKVFPYTIRIVANILESNGSSSMATVCAGSLSLMDAGVPIEKHVGGVSVGLIKNGDKYVILTDIQGEEDHYGDMDLKIAGTKDGITGFQMDVKITNLTFEILKEAVYQSKEARKEILDKMYSVISSPRTSLSPYAPKILTIKINPEKVGLVIGSGGKTIKKIIDETGVRIDILEEGEIRIYSNDMEACKKAASEINKIAEEPEIGQIYEGVVTKIFPFGAVVKFLPSQEGLVHISELAPYRIKRVEDVVKIGSPIKVKVIGIDEQGRVLLSRKQIEESQKKGDENEQGSKSKY